A single window of Manduca sexta isolate Smith_Timp_Sample1 chromosome 15, JHU_Msex_v1.0, whole genome shotgun sequence DNA harbors:
- the LOC115440049 gene encoding uncharacterized protein LOC115440049: protein MSGVLFIVLVPRKEYEVILNKNINKSTTIFENDKRKTGKKTHLPISKCMSTHCLETNKIPPLYKTRSENVINVSDMRKNTTKTYLKASWEEMKQMMALKKNKLKISRSVRGVDILGAFHWKTPLEIILLEILERLKIHNATWTSTKDNTSYQVTFTLESGNLCEELLQVLRTFGIGSRHKSSVSVVPCTLCYKSNNHTRPTAEQDNFIYGNVSNSAWSRFSSSVRARTNLAQVVQEVKTDATLTFDWLSLLTVAAFVAAIGLVENSTVVIVASMLISPLMTPITAATLGTAVRDRSLQRMGAMHEMMGLFFSLVIGFIFGLVICAIDEKYDVVGEWPTHEMITRCELRALWIGILVAIPSGAAVALAVLGEYTGSLVGVAISASLLPPAVNAGLMWAMALVRLIFPMEASRWVVTQPVELAMLGTTSLCLTLLNIMCIFLAGVAVYKIKEVCPLDKKDIPWWRKNSSYMRGAQAGDDVNENSFTWDSFKKIASDPLKNINEDTKTSEELLEANTVAYRRRLKNQYCYHKKPYFNESYVTSKIEQQPSKFDVENPVLNKSNHDSDNNSNVRNNQESGTDKNIRPILERSFKITIDSKKPDVFIKSFYDV, encoded by the exons atgtcgggagtattatttattgttcttgtACCACGAAAGGAATAcgaagtaatattaaataaaaacataaataaatcaacaacTATTTTCGAAAACGATAAACGCAAGACAGGCAAGAAAACCCATCTTCCGATATCAAAGTGTATGTCTACACATTGTTTGGAAACGAACAAAATTCCTCCTTTATACAAAACTCGGAGcgaaaatgttataaatgtaagtGACATGCGCAAAAATACAACGAAAACCTATCTAAAAGCGTCTTGGGAAGAAATGAAGCAAATGATGgcgttaaagaaaaataaattgaaaatttcacGTTCGGTGCGCGGTGTTGATATTCTCGGAGCTTTTCACTGGAAGACACCGCTGGAAATA ATTCTGCTGGAAATATTGGAACGGCTTAAAATACATAATGCGACATGGACCTCGACCAAAGACAATACTTCTTATCAG GTAACTTTCACGCTGGAGTCCGGTAACTTGTGCGAGGAACTGCTGCAAGTGTTGAGAACCTTTGGCATCGGGTCACGACACAAATCGTCAGTCAGCGTGGTGCCGTGCACACTGTGTTATAAATCCAATAACCACACCCGTCCCACCGCCGAGCAGGACAACTTCATATACGGAAA TGTATCTAATTCTGCATGGTCTCGCTTCTCTTCATCCGTTAGAGCACGTACAAACTTGGCGCAAGTAGTGCAAGAAGTGAAGACCGATGCAACATTGACATTCGATTGGTTGTCCCTTCTGACGGTAGCTGCATTTGTTGCTGCAATCGGGCTAGTTGAAAACTCAACAGTTGTGATTGTTGCTAGCATGCTGATTTCGCCattaatg ACTCCAATAACAGCAGCAACTTTAGGCACAGCAGTCCGCGATCGCTCCCTACAACGTATGGGAGCGATGCATGAAATGATGGGGTTATTTTTCTCTTTGGTTATTGGCTTCATCTTTGGCCTTGTTATTTGTGCAATCGATGAAAAGTACGATGTTGTGGGCGAATGGCCTACCCATGAAATGATTACAAG ATGTGAATTACGAGCATTATGGATAGGCATTTTGGTGGCAATTCCAAGCGGAGCGGCAGTAGCGCTCGCCGTGCTGGGAGAGTATACCGGCTCGCTAGTCGGAGTCGCCATATCCGCCTCGCTATTGCCTCCTGCTGTTAATGCT GGCCTTATGTGGGCAATGGCATTAGTCCGCCTAATATTTCCAATGGAAGCGAGTAGGTGGGTAGTAACTCAACCTGTTGAACTCGCAATGCTCGGGACCACTTCCCTGTGCCTCACATTGCTTAACATCATGTGCATATTTCTCGCTGGAGTAGCTGTTTACAAG ATAAAGGAAGTCTGCCCTTTAGACAAAAAAGACATTCCATGGTGGAGGAAAAATTCCAGTTATATGAGAGGTGCTCAAGCAGGCGATGACGTAAATGAAAATTCGTTTACGTGGGATTCTttcaa aaaaattGCTTCTGATCCATTGAAGAATATTAATGAAGACACGAAGACCAGTGAAGAGTTATTGGAAGCAAATACAGTGGCCTATCGTCGTCGTTTGAAAAATCAATATTGCTACCATAAAAAACCATA TTTTAATGAAAGCTACGTAACGTCGAAAATTGAACAGCAACCTAGCAAATTTGATGTAGAAAACCCGGTGTTGAATAAATCCAATCACGACAGTGATAATAATAGTAATGTGAGGAATAATCAAGAAAGTGGTACAGATAAGAATATTCGGCCAATATTAGAACGAtcgtttaaaataacaattgatTCAAAGAAACCTGATGTTTTTATAAAGTCATTTTACGACGTGTAA
- the LOC115440048 gene encoding uncharacterized protein LOC115440048: MPSGVIFIIYIPSSNYEHVLRFGKPKNAISMENALEKPYRLAVELRNKKARSIPIHLTQQYYNEAYNGLEIMKDDEFFTMESILQELMTKLQVEHAVWTSDKLGNYFKIIFPLPTGDRCETMLHCLTELGIGVKWKSIVRSKRFSVVPCNVVHSALDDESDEETIIHKTEDAKRWRNFVESIRSKLTVKQVVDGVRGGGELSFDYLTLIITADSLAALGLVENNASNIVAAMLVSPLMGPVMSITFGTIIADRSLVRSGFESLIMGMLFSLIFGFIFGLILGTTEMPWGFGDWPTEEMKSRGNVRSLWMGVLWALTSGTGVALALLQGSAGPLIGIAISASLLPPVVNCGLFWALSCIWLLYPGVKIPHLKGESYNGTSSYQPLYHDYIPIEFAVNGIVSCCLTIVNVICIFITAIIFLKIKEVAAPYTSSPDVRRFWEQDIKVAREANRAYLQGEEDERAELILEDLNESTNEEIKEKLEAAVQEALDDDTYRAIKRMSYQSHNADEVIRSIGLQTGNPESRRSSQIFSTVPKPQSRTNIDDIAALDKLLTSVLGLKENRRRSFRSHRGTPRSSNLPVINELRNRRSESWPDKIFEDSVVNSVITTLKANKRNTSDEELFLTPE, encoded by the exons ATGCCTTCaggagtaatatttattatttatattccgtcAAGCAATTATGAGCATGTACTTCGATTCGGTAAACCTAAAAATGCGATTTCAATGGAAAATGCACTAGAAAAACCATATCGATTGGCTGttgaattaagaaataaaaaagcgaGAAGTATTCCAATTCATCTGACCCAACAGTACTACAATGAGGCATATAATGGTTTGGAAATAATGAAGGACGATGAGTTTTTTACTATGGAAAGT ATATTACAAGAATTAATGACAAAGCTACAAGTCGAGCATGCAGTGTGGACGAGCGATAAACTGggtaattattttaagataatattcCCGCTGCCGACGGGAGACCGATGCGAAACGATGCTTCATTGTCTTACAGAACTTGGCATTGGCGTGAAATGGAAATCTATAGTTAGG AGTAAACGTTTCAGCGTTGTTCCATGTAACGTGGTACATTCAGCGCTTGATGATGAAAGTGACGAGGAAACGATAAT ACATAAAACAGAAGACGCAAAACGCTGGAGAAACTTTGTGGAATCTATCAGATCAAAACTAACAGTGAAACAGGTGGTGGACGGAGTGCGCGGCGGCGGAGAACTTTCATTTGATTATCTTACGCTAATTATAACAGCTGA TTCCCTTGCTGCTCTTGGTCTCGTTGAGAACAATGCATCAAACATTGTAGCGGCAATGTTAGTCTCTCCTTTAATGGGACCAGTTATGTCAATCACATTCGGCACAATAATAGCAGACAGAAGTCTCGTAAGAAGCGGTTTCGAAAGTTTAATTATGGGGATGTTGTTTTCGTTAATATTCGGTTTCATATTTGGACTTATATTGGGCACAACCGAAATGCCTTGGGGCTTTGGAGACTGGCCAACCGAAGAAATGAAATCACG cgGTAACGTGCGATCTTTATGGATGGGCGTCTTGTGGGCGCTAACTTCTGGGACTGGAGTCGCTTTAGCATTGCTTCAAGGAAGTGCTGGTCCACTTATTGGTATTGCAATATCAGCTTCCTTGTTACCACCGGTTGTGAAttgt GGACTATTTTGGGCTCTGTCTTGTATTTGGCTCTTATACCCGGGAGTAAAGATACCTCACCTGAAGGGTGAATCCTACAATGGCACTTCTTCGTATCAACCTTTATACCACGACTACATTCCAATTGAATTTGCTGTAAATG GCATCGTAAGTTGCTGCCTCACAATTGTGAACGTTATCTGCATATTCATAACGGCCATAATATTCCTCAAAATTAAAGAAGTGGCGGCACCATACACGTCGAGTCCGGACGTAAGACGGTTCTGGGAACAAGATATCAAAGTTGCGAGAGAAGCTAACCGCGCTTACCTACAAGGCGAAGAAGATGAGCGAGCAGA ATTGATTCTCGAGGACCTTAACGAAAGTACaaatgaagaaataaaagaaaaattggaGGCAGCCGTACAAGAAGCGTTAGACGACGATACATACAGGGCAATCAAAAGAATGAGTTATCAAAGTCATAACGCCGACGAG GTAATCAGATCTATAGGACTACAAACTGGGAATCCAGAGTCAAGGAGATCTAGCCAAATATTTTCAACTGTGCCTAAACCGCAGTCGAGGACCAATATTGACGACATTGCAGCTCTAGACAAACTATTAACATCAGTCCTGggtttaaaagaaaatagaagACGTTCTTTTCGGTCTCATAGAGGCACACCGCGCTCCAGCAACTTACCGGTTATAAATGAGCTTCGGAATAGACGATCCGAATCTTGGCCAGACAAGATCTTTGAGGACTCTGTCGTGAACAGCGTTATTACTACCTTGAAGGCTAACAAAAGAAATACTTCAGATGAAGAGTTATTTTTAACACCAGAATAA
- the LOC115440051 gene encoding mpv17-like protein 2 isoform X2, which yields MPQLVQNSRQSNNNIMQALGITWRKLATNVRNSAPLSKFKNVVRIAFSDKFLFYTNITISVSLSSLGDFLEQHYEIYIKEQDKFDLKRTSHMAFSGAAVGVLCHHWYKVLDRFIIGKTLDMVAKKLFLDQMIFSPVMIVTFFGSVALFEENPLENFKEEVRDKFVTLYRAEWMVWPPAQIINFYFLPTRYRVLYDNTISLGYDIYTSQVKHNKSLKSTPDATGNGIKS from the exons ATGCCACAACTGGTACAGAATTCTCGACAGAGTAATA ATAATATAATGCAAGCACTCGGAATAACGTGGAGAAAACTGGCGACTAATGTACGAAACTCGGCACCTCtatcaaaattcaaaaatgttGTGAGAATAGCATTTAgtgataaatttttattttatacaaatattaccaTATCAGTAAGTTTATCTTCATTAGGTGACTTTTTAGAGCAACACTATGAAATATACATTAAAGAACAGGACAAGTTTGATTTAAAACGGACTAGTCATATGGCATTCTCTGGTGCAGCAGTGGGTGTTCTGTGTCACCATTGGTACAAAGTGCTTGACAGGTTTATTATAGGAAAAACTTTAGACATGGTTGCAAAGAAACTATTCCTTGACCAAATGATTTTTTCGCCAGTCATGATAGTGACGTTTTTTGGAAGTGTTGCGTTGTTTGAAGAAAATCCATTGGAGAATTTTAAAGAAGAAGTAAGAGACAAGTTTGTGACATTGTACCGAGCAGAGTGGATGGTGTGGCCACCTGCGCAAATCATCAACTTCTACTTCCTGCCAACTAGATATAGAGTGTTGTACGACAATACAATATCCCTAGGCTATGATATCTACACATCTCAAGttaaacataacaaaagtttaaaaagtaCGCCTGATGCCACAGGGAATGGGATCAAATCTTGA
- the LOC115440051 gene encoding mpv17-like protein 2 isoform X1 — MSCTQKIQKHMTMGALFKWVFLASVLVSYATTDNIMQALGITWRKLATNVRNSAPLSKFKNVVRIAFSDKFLFYTNITISVSLSSLGDFLEQHYEIYIKEQDKFDLKRTSHMAFSGAAVGVLCHHWYKVLDRFIIGKTLDMVAKKLFLDQMIFSPVMIVTFFGSVALFEENPLENFKEEVRDKFVTLYRAEWMVWPPAQIINFYFLPTRYRVLYDNTISLGYDIYTSQVKHNKSLKSTPDATGNGIKS; from the exons ATGAGTTGTACACAAAAGATTCAGAAACATATGACTATGGGCGCACTGTTCAAATGGGTGTTTCTGGCCTCAGTGCTGGTATCATATGCCACAACTG ATAATATAATGCAAGCACTCGGAATAACGTGGAGAAAACTGGCGACTAATGTACGAAACTCGGCACCTCtatcaaaattcaaaaatgttGTGAGAATAGCATTTAgtgataaatttttattttatacaaatattaccaTATCAGTAAGTTTATCTTCATTAGGTGACTTTTTAGAGCAACACTATGAAATATACATTAAAGAACAGGACAAGTTTGATTTAAAACGGACTAGTCATATGGCATTCTCTGGTGCAGCAGTGGGTGTTCTGTGTCACCATTGGTACAAAGTGCTTGACAGGTTTATTATAGGAAAAACTTTAGACATGGTTGCAAAGAAACTATTCCTTGACCAAATGATTTTTTCGCCAGTCATGATAGTGACGTTTTTTGGAAGTGTTGCGTTGTTTGAAGAAAATCCATTGGAGAATTTTAAAGAAGAAGTAAGAGACAAGTTTGTGACATTGTACCGAGCAGAGTGGATGGTGTGGCCACCTGCGCAAATCATCAACTTCTACTTCCTGCCAACTAGATATAGAGTGTTGTACGACAATACAATATCCCTAGGCTATGATATCTACACATCTCAAGttaaacataacaaaagtttaaaaagtaCGCCTGATGCCACAGGGAATGGGATCAAATCTTGA
- the LOC115440051 gene encoding mpv17-like protein 2 isoform X3, with translation MQALGITWRKLATNVRNSAPLSKFKNVVRIAFSDKFLFYTNITISVSLSSLGDFLEQHYEIYIKEQDKFDLKRTSHMAFSGAAVGVLCHHWYKVLDRFIIGKTLDMVAKKLFLDQMIFSPVMIVTFFGSVALFEENPLENFKEEVRDKFVTLYRAEWMVWPPAQIINFYFLPTRYRVLYDNTISLGYDIYTSQVKHNKSLKSTPDATGNGIKS, from the coding sequence ATGCAAGCACTCGGAATAACGTGGAGAAAACTGGCGACTAATGTACGAAACTCGGCACCTCtatcaaaattcaaaaatgttGTGAGAATAGCATTTAgtgataaatttttattttatacaaatattaccaTATCAGTAAGTTTATCTTCATTAGGTGACTTTTTAGAGCAACACTATGAAATATACATTAAAGAACAGGACAAGTTTGATTTAAAACGGACTAGTCATATGGCATTCTCTGGTGCAGCAGTGGGTGTTCTGTGTCACCATTGGTACAAAGTGCTTGACAGGTTTATTATAGGAAAAACTTTAGACATGGTTGCAAAGAAACTATTCCTTGACCAAATGATTTTTTCGCCAGTCATGATAGTGACGTTTTTTGGAAGTGTTGCGTTGTTTGAAGAAAATCCATTGGAGAATTTTAAAGAAGAAGTAAGAGACAAGTTTGTGACATTGTACCGAGCAGAGTGGATGGTGTGGCCACCTGCGCAAATCATCAACTTCTACTTCCTGCCAACTAGATATAGAGTGTTGTACGACAATACAATATCCCTAGGCTATGATATCTACACATCTCAAGttaaacataacaaaagtttaaaaagtaCGCCTGATGCCACAGGGAATGGGATCAAATCTTGA